A genome region from Crossiella equi includes the following:
- a CDS encoding S8 family serine peptidase → MTTPFRPPRARATLLVCAVLAAVGLAPPAAAAPPDPGKRLDKADRSRLAEARGAGKSTVTLVVAAEPGQSGAAERELRALGGRVRASEPAVGYLKVELPVAATERAARLKSVRHLDLDHLVRRADPRPHGAEDPLPQPAPGANTPRSNPYLPTNEIGAVGFGADGRGVTVAILDSGVDLDHPALATTTTGERKIVDWYTANAPESGDGTWVAMTKTGRTGTFTEGGKQWTAPATGGPYSFGLFRETAQDLGAEDSETGGDINRDGDRTDSWGVLQDIATKAVRVDLNGNGDFTDDTAMTDYKAKYDIGYFGTDRPETPVVDRVAFVVQTDRSVYDGAATPYVNLGMATGEHGSHVAGIAAGHKLFGGEMAGGAPGARVMSVKACLARPGCTNSGLVDGVLYAAKNGADVVNISIGGLPDRNDGDNARAALYNRTIAEYQVQLFISAGNEGAGENTVGDPSVATDAVSVGSSISRQTWLSNYGSKVEAAQALHPYSSRGPAENGAFKPNLVAPGAAISTVPRWLPPTPIPGTYPLPAGYAMFNGTSMASPQATGGAALLIGAYKAATGKRPDPAALRSALYDTARFLPGIGAFEQGAGLLDVPAAYGALLRGPAPTRITAEVPVATVLADQLAKPGIGVGIHDREGVTAGKPYTRTYRLTRTTGSATRAWHRVQWLGNDGTFDSASSVRLPLNQPVDFPVRINARTPGAHSALLRLDNPATPGVDLYTLNTVIAPLELDAADGYTAKADGDLARNGTRSVFVRVPEGATALKVDLAAGGAKGKGQVRFLPFRPTGQPHEDTATRNCYNPDAGGCPTGSATSRTVREPLPGVWELVVEARRTSDVLTAPFSLTASALSVAVTPDPDVVESAPLGKPVQREYRVTSSMAAFPGRLAGGPLGSARMLRPTIRKGEQQTYEVVLPAGATRLVVSTGDPADRDTDLDLTVYDCTGAACAQAGQSAGPTATEEVVLANPKPGRWRFVVDGYDVPSGSTAYDFADLYAAPSLGAVEVTDADAPRAGNAVWAVPGAVTARAPLTAGRSLIGELSVRTTAEGVAGTGTVEVNEVE, encoded by the coding sequence GTGACCACACCGTTCCGTCCACCCCGTGCCCGCGCGACGCTGCTGGTCTGCGCGGTTCTGGCCGCCGTCGGCCTGGCGCCACCGGCCGCCGCGGCCCCACCCGACCCCGGCAAGCGGCTGGACAAGGCCGACCGCAGCCGCCTGGCCGAGGCCCGGGGCGCCGGGAAGAGCACGGTGACGCTGGTGGTGGCGGCCGAGCCCGGCCAGAGCGGGGCGGCCGAGCGCGAGCTGCGCGCCCTGGGGGGCCGGGTGCGGGCGAGCGAGCCCGCCGTCGGCTACCTCAAGGTCGAGCTGCCGGTGGCGGCGACCGAGCGTGCCGCCCGCCTGAAGTCCGTGCGGCACCTGGACCTCGACCACCTGGTGCGCCGCGCCGACCCCCGCCCGCACGGCGCGGAGGACCCGCTGCCGCAGCCCGCACCGGGTGCGAACACCCCTCGCTCGAACCCGTACCTGCCCACGAACGAGATCGGTGCGGTCGGCTTCGGGGCCGACGGCCGGGGCGTCACGGTGGCGATCCTGGACTCGGGCGTCGACCTGGACCACCCGGCGCTGGCCACCACGACCACGGGCGAGCGCAAGATCGTCGACTGGTACACCGCCAACGCGCCGGAGTCCGGTGACGGCACCTGGGTGGCCATGACCAAGACCGGCCGCACCGGCACGTTCACCGAGGGCGGCAAGCAGTGGACCGCGCCCGCCACCGGCGGTCCGTACTCCTTCGGCCTCTTCCGCGAGACCGCCCAGGACCTCGGTGCCGAGGACAGCGAGACCGGCGGGGACATCAACCGCGACGGCGACCGCACCGACTCCTGGGGCGTGCTGCAGGACATCGCGACCAAGGCCGTCCGCGTCGACCTCAACGGCAACGGCGACTTCACCGACGACACCGCGATGACCGACTACAAGGCCAAGTACGACATCGGCTACTTCGGCACCGACCGGCCGGAGACCCCGGTGGTGGACCGGGTCGCGTTCGTGGTGCAGACCGACCGCTCGGTCTACGACGGCGCGGCCACGCCCTACGTCAACCTGGGCATGGCCACCGGTGAGCACGGCTCGCACGTGGCGGGCATCGCGGCCGGGCACAAGCTGTTCGGCGGCGAGATGGCGGGCGGTGCGCCCGGGGCCCGGGTGATGTCGGTCAAGGCCTGCCTGGCCCGGCCGGGCTGCACGAACAGCGGCCTGGTGGACGGCGTGCTGTACGCGGCCAAGAACGGCGCGGACGTCGTCAACATCTCCATCGGCGGCCTGCCCGACCGCAACGACGGCGACAACGCCCGCGCCGCGCTCTACAACCGCACGATCGCCGAGTACCAGGTGCAGCTGTTCATCTCCGCGGGCAACGAGGGCGCGGGCGAGAACACCGTCGGCGACCCCTCGGTGGCCACGGACGCGGTCAGCGTGGGCTCCTCGATCTCCCGGCAGACCTGGCTGAGCAACTACGGCTCGAAGGTCGAGGCCGCGCAGGCCCTGCACCCGTACTCCTCGCGCGGACCGGCCGAGAACGGCGCGTTCAAGCCGAACCTGGTGGCCCCGGGCGCGGCGATCTCCACCGTGCCGCGCTGGCTGCCGCCCACGCCCATCCCCGGCACCTACCCGCTGCCCGCCGGGTACGCCATGTTCAACGGCACCTCGATGGCCTCCCCGCAGGCCACCGGCGGGGCGGCGCTGCTCATCGGCGCGTACAAGGCGGCCACCGGCAAGCGCCCGGACCCGGCCGCGCTGCGCAGCGCGCTCTACGACACCGCGCGCTTCCTGCCCGGCATCGGCGCGTTCGAGCAGGGCGCGGGCTTGCTGGACGTGCCCGCCGCCTACGGGGCGCTGCTGCGCGGCCCGGCGCCGACGAGGATCACCGCCGAGGTGCCGGTGGCCACCGTGCTGGCCGACCAGCTGGCAAAGCCCGGGATCGGCGTGGGCATCCACGACCGCGAGGGCGTGACCGCGGGCAAGCCGTACACCCGGACCTACCGGCTGACCCGCACCACGGGCTCGGCCACCCGGGCCTGGCACCGCGTGCAGTGGCTGGGCAACGACGGCACGTTCGACTCCGCGAGCAGCGTGCGCCTGCCGCTCAACCAGCCGGTGGACTTCCCGGTGCGGATCAACGCCCGCACACCGGGCGCGCACTCCGCGCTGCTGCGCCTGGACAACCCGGCCACCCCGGGCGTGGACCTGTACACGCTGAACACGGTGATCGCACCGCTGGAGCTGGACGCGGCCGACGGGTACACCGCCAAGGCCGATGGGGACCTCGCGCGCAACGGCACGCGCTCGGTGTTCGTTCGGGTGCCCGAGGGCGCCACCGCGCTGAAGGTCGACTTGGCCGCGGGCGGGGCGAAGGGCAAGGGCCAGGTGCGGTTCCTGCCGTTCCGGCCCACCGGCCAGCCGCACGAGGACACCGCGACGAGGAACTGCTACAACCCGGACGCGGGCGGTTGCCCGACCGGTTCGGCCACCAGCCGCACGGTGCGCGAACCGCTGCCCGGCGTGTGGGAGCTCGTGGTGGAGGCCCGGCGCACCTCGGACGTGCTGACCGCGCCGTTCTCGCTCACCGCCTCGGCCCTCTCGGTCGCGGTCACACCGGACCCGGACGTGGTCGAGTCCGCGCCGCTGGGCAAGCCGGTCCAGCGCGAGTACCGGGTGACCAGCTCGATGGCCGCGTTCCCGGGCAGGCTCGCGGGCGGTCCGCTGGGCAGCGCGCGGATGCTGCGGCCGACGATCCGCAAGGGCGAGCAGCAGACCTACGAGGTGGTCCTGCCCGCGGGCGCGACGAGGCTGGTGGTGAGCACCGGTGACCCCGCCGACCGCGACACCGACCTGGACCTCACGGTCTACGACTGCACCGGCGCGGCGTGCGCGCAGGCCGGGCAGAGCGCCGGGCCGACCGCGACCGAGGAGGTGGTCCTCGCCAACCCGAAGCCGGGCAGGTGGCGGTTCGTGGTGGACGGCTACGACGTGCCGAGCGGCAGCACCGCCTACGACTTCGCCGACCTCTACGCGGCGCCGTCGCTGGGCGCGGTCGAGGTGACCGACGCGGACGCGCCGAGGGCGGGCAACGCGGTGTGGGCGGTGCCGGGCGCGGTGACCGCGCGGGCGCCGCTGACCGCCGGGCGCTCGCTCATCGGGGAGCTGTCGGTGC
- a CDS encoding S8 family serine peptidase has protein sequence MTNPARRRLRPAAAVLAAAVGTAAFGLAAPASAAPQQNPPQADKQLDKRDRELLAEAEREGRPNVTLLVAAEKGGTDKAVSELRSLGGVVESTEKSVDYVKVSVPRDKAEQAAKLKSVNAIDVDAVIPVDDPTPQPNGAQQPLPQKAPDAKTPRVNPYMPTGDIGAAQFGQTLPFWDGRGTTIAVIDSGVDLDHPALATTSTGERKIVDWYTANSPTSGDGTWVAMTKTGRTGTFTEGGKQWTAPSTGGPYSFGLFRETAQDLGGVDSDIAGDVNRDGDRTDTWGVLQDIVTKEVRVDLNGDGDFTNDKSMIDYKVKQDVQFFGTDKAETKNVVERMAFVVQTDRSIYDTGGTPYVNLGISSGSHGSHVAGIAAGHKLLGGNIAGGAPGAKLISIKACLSTPGCTSSGLLDGVLYAAKNGADVVNISIGGLPGLNDGNNARAALYNRTIAEYKMQIFISAGNSGAGANTVGDPSVASDVVSVGSSITAETWLSNYGSVAAAKEGLHPFSSRGPAENGGFKPNIVAPGSAISSTLQWEPPGPTAGTYELPAGYSMYNGTSMASPQATGAAALLLSAYKATHGGQRPTPAQLRTAIYSSAKFLPGLGAYEQGAGKFDVWGAFFALQRGGTTDTVTTEVAVNTSLSAQLAKPGIGVGIHDREGVQVGKAYTRTYTLTRTSGAQGKARYQVDLVGNDGTFSAPRSVELPLNTPVKFDVKVNPKSAGVHSALLRLDNPWTPGIDHQGLATVFAPQEFTAAGGFKVTGKGEIGRNQAKSFFVKVPQGASALKIDLAAGGEAGKGQVRFLRFDPTGVPRDTTSTTNCYNPDGGAGCAGGTPTSRTIANPLPGVWEIVIEARRTSDVKVAPFAFSAEVLGTALTPNPDVIESAALGSVLDRSYKVDNTLAGFTGKVVGGTLASARVERPTIANQASQAYEVTVPAGATSFTATIGKTADAAADLDLLVQNCTSGTCVTAGSSADGDSEESVTVPNPAAGKWRVVVDGYSVPAGSTAYDYVDSFTSAGLGSLQVTDADAVRAPGSSWTVPAKITVAADPGAGRQLRGDLLVQTSAKVTLGQGSVRIQKVTT, from the coding sequence GTGACCAACCCTGCACGTCGCCGGCTCAGGCCCGCCGCAGCGGTCCTCGCCGCCGCGGTGGGCACCGCCGCCTTCGGTCTGGCCGCACCCGCCAGTGCCGCGCCCCAGCAGAACCCGCCCCAGGCCGACAAGCAGCTCGACAAGCGTGACCGCGAGCTCCTGGCCGAGGCCGAGCGCGAGGGCCGCCCGAACGTCACCCTGCTCGTGGCCGCCGAGAAGGGCGGCACGGACAAGGCCGTCTCCGAGCTGCGCTCGCTCGGCGGCGTGGTGGAGTCCACCGAGAAGTCGGTCGACTACGTCAAGGTCTCCGTGCCCCGGGACAAGGCCGAACAGGCCGCGAAGCTCAAGTCGGTCAACGCGATCGACGTGGACGCCGTGATCCCGGTCGACGACCCGACCCCGCAGCCCAACGGCGCTCAGCAGCCGTTGCCGCAGAAGGCGCCGGACGCCAAGACCCCGCGAGTCAACCCGTACATGCCGACCGGCGACATCGGCGCCGCGCAGTTCGGGCAGACCCTGCCGTTCTGGGACGGCCGCGGCACCACGATCGCGGTCATCGACTCCGGCGTCGACCTCGACCACCCGGCGCTGGCCACCACCTCGACCGGTGAGCGCAAGATCGTCGACTGGTACACGGCCAACTCCCCGACCTCGGGTGACGGCACCTGGGTGGCCATGACCAAGACCGGCCGCACCGGCACGTTCACCGAGGGCGGCAAGCAGTGGACCGCGCCCTCGACCGGCGGCCCGTACTCCTTCGGCCTGTTCCGCGAGACCGCGCAGGACCTCGGCGGCGTGGACAGCGACATCGCCGGTGACGTCAACCGCGACGGCGACCGCACGGACACCTGGGGCGTGCTGCAGGACATCGTCACCAAGGAGGTCCGCGTGGACCTCAACGGCGACGGCGACTTCACCAACGACAAGTCGATGATCGACTACAAGGTGAAGCAGGACGTGCAGTTCTTCGGCACGGACAAGGCCGAGACCAAGAACGTCGTCGAGCGCATGGCCTTCGTCGTGCAGACCGACCGCTCGATCTACGACACCGGCGGCACCCCGTACGTGAACCTGGGCATCTCCTCCGGTTCGCACGGTTCGCACGTGGCGGGCATCGCCGCGGGCCACAAGCTGCTCGGCGGCAACATCGCCGGTGGCGCCCCGGGCGCGAAGCTGATCTCCATCAAGGCCTGCCTGTCCACCCCGGGCTGCACCTCCAGCGGCCTGCTGGACGGTGTGCTGTACGCGGCCAAGAACGGCGCGGACGTCGTCAACATCTCCATCGGCGGCCTGCCCGGTCTCAACGACGGCAACAACGCGCGTGCCGCGCTCTACAACCGCACCATCGCCGAGTACAAGATGCAGATCTTCATCTCGGCGGGCAACAGCGGCGCGGGTGCGAACACCGTCGGTGACCCGTCGGTGGCCTCGGACGTGGTCAGCGTCGGCTCCTCCATCACGGCCGAGACCTGGCTGAGCAACTACGGCTCGGTGGCCGCGGCCAAGGAGGGCCTGCACCCGTTCTCCTCGCGCGGACCGGCGGAGAACGGCGGGTTCAAGCCGAACATCGTCGCCCCCGGCTCGGCGATCTCCAGCACGCTGCAGTGGGAGCCGCCGGGTCCGACCGCCGGCACCTACGAGCTGCCCGCCGGGTACTCCATGTACAACGGCACCTCGATGGCCTCCCCGCAGGCCACCGGCGCGGCCGCGCTGCTGCTCAGCGCGTACAAGGCCACCCACGGCGGTCAGCGGCCCACCCCGGCCCAGCTGCGCACCGCGATCTACTCCAGCGCGAAGTTCCTGCCCGGCCTCGGCGCGTACGAGCAGGGCGCGGGCAAGTTCGACGTGTGGGGCGCCTTCTTCGCCCTGCAGCGCGGCGGCACCACCGACACGGTGACCACCGAGGTCGCGGTCAACACCTCGCTGTCCGCCCAGCTGGCCAAGCCCGGCATCGGCGTGGGCATCCACGACCGCGAGGGCGTGCAGGTCGGCAAGGCCTACACCCGCACCTACACCCTGACCCGCACCAGCGGTGCCCAGGGCAAGGCGCGCTACCAGGTCGACCTGGTCGGCAACGACGGCACCTTCAGCGCGCCGCGCTCGGTCGAGCTGCCGCTGAACACCCCGGTGAAGTTCGACGTCAAGGTCAACCCGAAGTCGGCGGGCGTGCACTCCGCACTGCTGCGCCTGGACAACCCGTGGACCCCGGGCATCGACCACCAGGGCCTGGCCACCGTGTTCGCCCCGCAGGAGTTCACCGCCGCGGGCGGTTTCAAGGTCACCGGCAAGGGCGAGATCGGCCGCAACCAGGCCAAGTCCTTCTTCGTGAAGGTGCCGCAGGGCGCCTCCGCGCTGAAGATCGACCTCGCCGCGGGCGGTGAGGCGGGCAAGGGCCAGGTGCGCTTCCTGCGCTTCGACCCGACCGGCGTGCCGAGGGACACCACCTCGACCACCAACTGCTACAACCCGGACGGCGGCGCGGGCTGCGCGGGCGGTACGCCCACCAGCCGCACCATCGCCAACCCGCTGCCGGGCGTGTGGGAGATCGTGATCGAGGCCCGGCGCACCTCCGATGTGAAGGTCGCCCCGTTCGCCTTCAGCGCCGAGGTGCTCGGCACCGCGCTCACCCCGAACCCGGACGTGATCGAGTCGGCCGCGCTCGGCTCGGTGCTGGATCGCAGCTACAAGGTCGACAACACCCTGGCCGGCTTCACCGGCAAGGTCGTCGGCGGCACCCTGGCCAGCGCCCGGGTGGAGCGGCCGACCATCGCCAACCAGGCGAGCCAGGCCTACGAGGTGACCGTGCCCGCTGGTGCGACCAGCTTCACCGCGACCATCGGCAAGACCGCGGACGCGGCCGCCGACCTGGACCTGCTCGTGCAGAACTGCACGAGCGGGACCTGTGTCACCGCGGGCAGCAGCGCGGACGGCGACTCCGAGGAGTCGGTGACCGTGCCCAACCCGGCGGCGGGCAAGTGGCGCGTGGTCGTGGACGGGTACTCGGTGCCCGCGGGCAGCACCGCCTACGACTACGTGGACTCGTTCACCTCGGCGGGCCTGGGCTCGCTCCAGGTGACCGACGCGGACGCGGTGCGGGCGCCGGGCAGCTCCTGGACCGTCCCGGCCAAGATCACCGTGGCGGCCGACCCGGGTGCGGGCAGGCAGCTGCGCGGGGACCTGCTGGTGCAGACCTCGGCCAAGGTGACCCTGGGCCAGGGCAGCGTGCGCATCCAGAAGGTCACCACCTGA
- a CDS encoding DUF305 domain-containing protein, giving the protein MSRLPAKAALLALFATLSLTACTGGGAESGPPEATGQVPVIMPGKPGEPARTTDRMPTVSERPPSDADVRYVTMMIPHHRQALEMTALAPGRVQHQDVRGLAGRIEGAQGPEIQAMEAYLKRHGKPVPGSGAHAGHGEDHAGMPGMASAADLAKLKDSTGVEFDKLFVKLMIAHHEGALTMAKDVLNVGHDIFVEEMAQDVIATQTDEIKRMQEIRP; this is encoded by the coding sequence GTGAGCCGTCTGCCCGCCAAAGCCGCCCTCCTCGCGCTGTTCGCCACCCTCTCGCTCACCGCCTGTACCGGCGGCGGTGCGGAGAGTGGGCCCCCGGAGGCAACGGGCCAGGTCCCGGTCATCATGCCGGGCAAACCGGGCGAACCCGCCCGCACGACGGACCGCATGCCCACGGTCAGCGAACGGCCGCCCAGTGATGCCGATGTCCGCTATGTGACGATGATGATCCCGCATCACCGGCAGGCCCTGGAGATGACCGCCCTGGCCCCCGGCCGCGTCCAGCACCAGGATGTGCGGGGCCTGGCGGGCCGCATCGAGGGCGCGCAGGGGCCGGAGATCCAGGCCATGGAGGCCTACCTGAAGCGCCACGGCAAGCCGGTGCCGGGCTCGGGCGCCCATGCCGGGCACGGCGAGGACCACGCGGGCATGCCCGGTATGGCCTCGGCCGCCGACCTGGCCAAGCTCAAGGACAGCACGGGCGTGGAGTTCGACAAGCTGTTCGTGAAGCTCATGATCGCCCACCACGAGGGCGCGCTGACCATGGCGAAGGACGTGCTCAACGTCGGGCACGACATCTTCGTGGAGGAGATGGCGCAGGACGTCATCGCCACCCAGACGGACGAGATCAAGAGGATGCAGGAGATCAGGCCGTGA
- a CDS encoding LVIVD repeat-containing protein — translation MLLSGAAVVAASTLAASPAVAAEQADGIPGVDQIVSSKNMRQVANIPKEGPFAGEAALGTDLAFQGDYAFVGNYNGFDIFDIRRPAKPKKVAQVYCPGGQNDVSVSGNLVFLSTDSSRSNDSCDNVGQPATVKESWEGVKIFDISDIRNPKYVASVENDCGSHTHTLVPGKDGRNVYLYSSSYGPSATFPDCQPPHDKISIVKVPVRNPAAAKVISAPVLFPDGGNPGQQPGSSISTTSGCHDITVYPKLDLAAGACMGDGILFDISDREKPRVIERVRDDVNFAFWHSATFNNRGDKVVFTDELGGGGGATCNAKVGDKRGANGIYDIVGKGDKRKLVFRSYYKIPRPQADTENCVAHNGSLIPVFGKDIMVQAWYQGGVSVWDFTDSSKPKEIGFWERGPLSDTQLKTGGSWSAYYYNGYIFSSDIQKGFDVLRIDDWRTDSAKFQHFDELNVQTQGRYFG, via the coding sequence ATGCTGTTGTCCGGAGCCGCGGTGGTCGCGGCCTCCACGCTCGCCGCCTCACCCGCGGTGGCCGCGGAGCAGGCGGACGGCATCCCCGGCGTTGACCAGATCGTCAGCAGCAAGAACATGCGCCAGGTCGCGAACATCCCCAAGGAGGGGCCGTTCGCGGGTGAAGCGGCGCTCGGCACCGACCTGGCGTTCCAAGGTGACTACGCCTTCGTCGGCAACTACAACGGTTTCGACATCTTCGACATCCGCCGTCCGGCGAAGCCGAAGAAGGTCGCCCAGGTCTACTGCCCGGGCGGGCAGAACGACGTCTCGGTCAGCGGGAACCTGGTGTTCCTGTCCACCGACTCCTCCCGCAGCAACGACTCCTGCGACAACGTGGGCCAGCCCGCGACGGTCAAGGAGTCCTGGGAGGGCGTGAAGATCTTCGACATCAGCGACATCCGCAACCCGAAGTACGTCGCTTCCGTCGAGAACGACTGCGGATCGCACACGCACACGCTGGTCCCCGGCAAGGACGGCCGCAACGTCTACCTGTACAGCTCCTCGTACGGGCCCTCGGCGACCTTCCCGGACTGCCAGCCGCCGCACGACAAGATCTCCATCGTGAAGGTGCCGGTCCGCAACCCGGCGGCCGCGAAGGTGATCTCCGCGCCGGTGCTGTTCCCGGACGGCGGCAACCCCGGCCAGCAGCCCGGTTCGAGCATCTCGACCACCTCGGGCTGCCACGACATCACCGTCTACCCCAAGCTCGACCTGGCGGCGGGCGCGTGCATGGGTGACGGCATCCTCTTCGACATCTCCGACCGCGAGAAGCCGAGGGTGATCGAGCGGGTCCGCGACGACGTGAACTTCGCGTTCTGGCACTCCGCGACCTTCAACAACCGCGGCGACAAGGTCGTCTTCACCGACGAGCTCGGCGGCGGTGGCGGCGCGACCTGCAACGCCAAGGTCGGCGACAAGCGCGGCGCGAACGGCATCTACGACATCGTGGGCAAGGGCGACAAGCGCAAGCTGGTCTTCCGCAGCTACTACAAGATCCCGCGCCCGCAGGCCGACACCGAGAACTGCGTCGCGCACAACGGCTCGCTGATCCCGGTCTTCGGCAAGGACATCATGGTCCAGGCCTGGTACCAGGGTGGCGTCTCCGTGTGGGACTTCACCGACTCCAGCAAGCCGAAGGAGATCGGCTTCTGGGAGCGCGGTCCGCTCTCCGACACCCAGCTCAAGACGGGTGGCTCCTGGTCGGCGTACTACTACAACGGTTACATCTTCAGCTCCGACATCCAGAAGGGCTTCGACGTCCTGCGGATCGACGACTGGCGCACCGACTCGGCGAAGTTCCAGCACTTCGACGAGCTCAACGTGCAGACCCAGGGCCGCTACTTCGGCTGA
- a CDS encoding LacI family DNA-binding transcriptional regulator — MAAAAGVDVSTASRLLRGQDTAYRAETRQRVLDAAEALGYRPNAQARALRLQRQQAIGLLVPDLDNFGFTQIMRGVQEVATERDYTLMVVEAGSGEGAGNAYDKLGLEGKVDGVLVAFASVDDPHIQEWASREHLPMVLVQRGTPGYPAAVVMDEVRNVSIMVDHLVELGHRRIGHVSGPLRTDTGLRRRQGFAAAMRSHGLTVRPEWICDGNFHWRGGHQAALHILDVPAAERPTALVVANLLSALGTLSAARELGLSVPHDLSVIAIDEHIVAAHTDPPLTAVRTPQRELGRASAHMLLQVLEGHRPSKLVLPNPPELVVRASTAPAPSA, encoded by the coding sequence GTGGCAGCGGCAGCCGGAGTGGACGTCTCGACAGCCTCCCGGCTGTTGAGGGGTCAGGACACCGCGTACCGGGCGGAGACGCGGCAGCGGGTACTCGACGCCGCCGAAGCTCTCGGCTACCGCCCGAACGCACAGGCGCGTGCCCTGCGCCTGCAACGACAACAGGCCATCGGGCTGCTCGTGCCAGACCTGGACAACTTCGGTTTCACGCAGATAATGCGTGGCGTCCAGGAGGTGGCGACCGAGCGGGACTACACACTGATGGTGGTCGAGGCGGGCAGCGGTGAGGGAGCCGGCAACGCCTACGACAAGCTCGGCCTGGAGGGCAAGGTCGACGGCGTGCTGGTGGCTTTCGCCAGCGTCGACGACCCGCACATCCAGGAATGGGCATCCCGCGAGCACCTGCCCATGGTGCTCGTGCAGCGCGGCACCCCCGGCTACCCGGCCGCGGTGGTGATGGACGAGGTGCGCAACGTCTCGATCATGGTCGATCACCTGGTGGAACTGGGGCACCGGAGGATCGGGCACGTGAGCGGGCCGCTGCGCACCGACACCGGCCTGCGCAGGCGGCAGGGCTTCGCGGCGGCCATGCGGTCGCACGGGCTCACCGTGCGCCCGGAGTGGATCTGCGACGGCAACTTCCACTGGCGTGGCGGCCACCAGGCCGCACTGCACATCCTCGACGTCCCGGCGGCCGAACGGCCTACGGCACTCGTGGTGGCCAACCTGCTGAGCGCGTTGGGCACGCTCAGCGCAGCACGTGAGCTGGGTCTTTCGGTCCCGCACGACCTGAGCGTGATCGCGATCGACGAGCACATCGTCGCCGCGCACACGGATCCGCCGCTGACGGCGGTCCGCACGCCACAGCGGGAGCTGGGCCGCGCCTCGGCGCACATGTTGTTGCAGGTACTGGAAGGGCACCGGCCCAGCAAGCTGGTGCTGCCCAACCCGCCGGAACTGGTGGTCCGGGCCTCAACGGCACCGGCGCCGTCGGCGTAG
- a CDS encoding HAD family acid phosphatase: MRVRGLRTVLVGAMTVAALGLGAPAALAAPAPAAPASAAAEKPPYETWIRDVTAVTTQLEAYLNTRLPTAGKPALVFDIDNTTLETAYNPALTTPAIKPVLAAAKLAKSKGAAIFFVTNRPYVLGLPTEANLKSVGYPVDGLHLRPWFNFEPTEKVKTDARIAIENQGFTIVANIGNNTWDLVGGHAERTFKLPDYNGALD, encoded by the coding sequence ATGCGGGTTCGCGGGTTGAGGACGGTCCTGGTCGGGGCGATGACCGTGGCGGCGCTGGGACTGGGGGCGCCCGCGGCGCTCGCCGCCCCGGCCCCCGCGGCCCCGGCGAGCGCGGCGGCGGAGAAGCCGCCGTACGAGACCTGGATCCGCGACGTCACCGCGGTGACCACGCAGCTGGAGGCCTACCTCAACACCCGGCTGCCCACCGCGGGCAAGCCCGCGCTGGTCTTCGACATCGACAACACCACACTGGAGACCGCGTACAACCCGGCTCTGACCACCCCGGCCATCAAGCCGGTGCTGGCGGCAGCCAAGCTGGCCAAGAGCAAGGGCGCGGCGATCTTCTTCGTCACCAACCGCCCGTACGTCCTCGGCCTGCCGACCGAGGCCAACCTCAAGTCGGTCGGCTACCCGGTGGACGGGCTGCACCTGCGGCCGTGGTTCAACTTCGAGCCGACCGAGAAGGTCAAGACCGACGCCCGCATCGCGATCGAGAACCAGGGCTTCACGATCGTGGCCAACATCGGCAACAACACCTGGGACCTCGTCGGCGGGCACGCCGAGCGCACGTTCAAGCTGCCGGACTACAACGGCGCCCTGGACTGA